The following proteins come from a genomic window of Kocuria palustris:
- the glsA gene encoding glutaminase A, with translation MTSHDRQQRHETAQNTDDDQSTSYQLDENGDPLGWADTQRPSPEWSESEKLFGPSPIEGALAAVLDEVRELTEGEPSSSIPALANADPEKLAVVVATAGGHIYEAGDSRDCFSIQSISKAFVYGLAIEDRGFGGVDAKIDVEPSGESFNRISLHPETNRPANAMINAGAITASWLVDPHRGITRRERVRQLFSAFAGRELMMDPDVYSQEHKEGDRNRALGWMLSSVGIIEEDPTQALEDYFAQCSVMVDTRDLAIMGATLAAGGRNPFTDERVMEPVTVERVLSVMNSCGMYDDAGEWFVRVGLPGKSGVGGGIIAVVPGQLAVATFAPPLDQHGNSVRGTAACERISQAMDLHFARGPRPSKRTVRSIHSLADARSLTHRDEDSRRALSELASDVAVIEVQGNLLFPGTEETVRALRQSAQTASSVILDLSDVDQIAGFGRHLIAVTATELCEAGRDVALVVGDPWTDDWYDAWDTVWEDIWKDEPDDDSDGPSNPYTDSLPAISAARKIRTTTKPENLTVFATREEALAHVEDQLIEQLRRRDDDATASDADEMPDLDAESTIEAARSTDLLRDTDDEIAETIWSRAQELRVREGEPVLDLEPGESAVVLVVEGLVEMIPHGSHEDGSVVRRMRPGTVFRSSGVSDERLSVQAVAGTDLVVRVLDAPALRALEQEEPAAALELWRSMARAASEDLETALCANIGWEPGDHWNETPVEA, from the coding sequence GTGACCTCCCACGACAGGCAGCAGCGCCACGAGACCGCCCAGAACACCGACGACGATCAGAGCACCTCCTACCAGCTCGACGAGAACGGCGATCCACTGGGCTGGGCCGACACCCAGCGCCCGAGCCCCGAGTGGTCGGAGTCGGAGAAGCTCTTCGGCCCGTCGCCCATCGAGGGCGCCCTGGCGGCCGTGCTGGATGAGGTCCGCGAGCTGACCGAGGGCGAGCCGTCGTCGTCGATCCCGGCCCTGGCCAACGCGGATCCGGAGAAGCTGGCGGTCGTGGTCGCCACGGCCGGTGGCCACATCTACGAGGCCGGCGACAGCCGCGACTGCTTCTCCATCCAGTCGATCTCCAAGGCCTTCGTCTACGGGCTGGCGATCGAGGACCGCGGCTTCGGGGGCGTGGACGCCAAGATCGATGTGGAGCCCAGCGGCGAGTCCTTCAACCGCATCTCGCTGCATCCGGAGACCAACCGCCCGGCCAACGCCATGATCAATGCCGGGGCGATCACCGCCTCCTGGCTCGTGGACCCGCACCGCGGCATCACCCGCCGCGAGCGCGTCCGGCAGCTGTTCTCGGCCTTCGCCGGGCGCGAGCTGATGATGGATCCCGACGTCTACTCCCAGGAGCACAAGGAGGGCGACCGCAACCGCGCGCTGGGCTGGATGCTCAGCTCCGTCGGGATCATCGAGGAGGACCCCACCCAGGCGCTGGAGGACTACTTCGCCCAGTGCTCCGTCATGGTCGACACCCGGGACCTGGCGATCATGGGCGCCACCCTGGCCGCCGGCGGGCGCAATCCGTTCACCGACGAGCGCGTCATGGAGCCGGTCACGGTCGAGCGCGTGCTGTCGGTGATGAACTCCTGCGGCATGTACGACGACGCCGGCGAGTGGTTCGTGCGCGTGGGCCTGCCCGGCAAGTCCGGCGTGGGCGGCGGCATCATCGCGGTGGTCCCGGGCCAGCTGGCCGTGGCCACGTTCGCCCCGCCGCTGGATCAGCACGGCAACAGCGTGCGCGGCACGGCCGCCTGCGAGCGCATCTCCCAGGCCATGGACCTGCACTTCGCCCGCGGCCCGCGCCCGTCCAAGCGCACCGTGCGCTCCATCCATTCCCTGGCCGACGCCCGCTCCCTGACCCACCGCGATGAGGACTCGCGCCGGGCCCTCAGCGAGCTGGCTTCGGACGTCGCCGTGATCGAGGTCCAGGGCAACCTGCTCTTCCCCGGCACCGAGGAGACCGTGCGCGCCCTGCGCCAGTCGGCGCAGACGGCGAGCTCCGTGATCCTGGACCTGTCCGACGTCGATCAGATCGCCGGCTTCGGCCGCCACCTGATCGCCGTGACCGCCACAGAGCTGTGCGAGGCCGGCCGCGACGTCGCCCTGGTCGTGGGCGACCCCTGGACCGACGACTGGTACGACGCCTGGGACACCGTCTGGGAGGACATCTGGAAGGACGAGCCCGACGACGACTCCGATGGCCCGTCCAACCCCTATACCGACTCGCTGCCTGCCATCTCGGCGGCGCGCAAGATCCGCACCACGACCAAGCCGGAGAACCTCACGGTCTTCGCCACCCGCGAAGAGGCCCTGGCGCACGTGGAGGATCAGCTGATCGAGCAGCTGCGCCGACGCGACGACGACGCCACCGCCTCCGACGCCGACGAGATGCCCGATCTGGACGCCGAGTCCACCATCGAGGCCGCGCGCTCCACCGACCTGCTGCGCGACACCGACGACGAGATCGCCGAGACGATCTGGTCGCGCGCCCAGGAGCTGCGGGTCCGCGAGGGCGAGCCCGTGCTGGACCTGGAGCCCGGCGAGTCCGCGGTGGTCCTGGTGGTCGAGGGCCTCGTGGAGATGATCCCGCACGGCTCCCACGAGGACGGCTCGGTCGTGCGCCGCATGCGCCCGGGCACCGTCTTCCGCTCCTCGGGCGTCAGCGACGAGCGGCTGAGCGTGCAGGCCGTGGCCGGCACCGACCTGGTGGTGCGCGTGCTCGACGCCCCTGCCCTGCGGGCGCTGGAGCAGGAGGAGCCCGCCGCAGCTCTGGAGCTGTGGCGCTCGATGGCCCGGGCCGCCTCGGAGGACCTGGAGACCGCCCTGTGCGCAAACATCGGCTGGGAGCCCGGCGACCACTGGAACGAGACCCCGGTCGAGGCCTGA
- a CDS encoding inorganic phosphate transporter produces the protein MLLAASAAVLVLALAFAVISSGHDVSNAIAMPVRHRALTARTALVMAAVLNVLGVALVALLVPMQQATENLETLLPDPRTGLLVVASALIVSIAWALLTWQRGLPASMGATLTSSLLAASLTAGALGLTSYPPSSAWPLGLLLLPVVLGPLVAFALSWVLLIPVVHLASRFEADQVTLSARVVLAIGATAINLGHGVIHGPRMIALVTAVAGLSGLSALEAPEAAVAIDVVVALCLAGGSLLGGWQIARTISSRMVRPDAVRGATAQAVAGALLLPVALGSDVQMSTSQTTAAAVLGAGVNQRFRSTHHVVVAQVIGCWIITIPACAAASAVLVTAASPLLSL, from the coding sequence GTGCTGCTCGCAGCCTCCGCCGCCGTCCTCGTCCTGGCTCTGGCCTTCGCCGTCATCAGCTCCGGGCACGACGTCTCCAACGCGATCGCCATGCCCGTGCGCCATCGGGCCCTGACTGCTCGCACGGCGCTGGTGATGGCCGCGGTGCTCAACGTCCTGGGCGTGGCGCTGGTGGCCCTGCTGGTGCCCATGCAGCAGGCCACCGAGAACCTGGAGACGCTGCTCCCGGATCCGCGCACGGGACTGCTGGTGGTCGCCAGCGCGCTCATCGTGAGCATCGCCTGGGCCCTTCTCACCTGGCAGCGCGGCCTGCCCGCCTCCATGGGCGCCACCCTGACCAGCTCCCTGCTCGCAGCCTCCCTGACCGCCGGGGCCCTGGGCCTGACCAGCTATCCCCCGAGCTCGGCCTGGCCCCTGGGCCTTCTGCTCCTGCCCGTGGTCCTGGGCCCGCTGGTCGCCTTCGCCCTGTCCTGGGTACTGCTGATCCCTGTGGTGCACCTGGCCAGTCGGTTCGAGGCCGACCAGGTCACCCTCTCGGCGCGCGTGGTCCTGGCCATCGGCGCCACCGCCATCAACCTCGGCCACGGCGTGATCCACGGACCGCGCATGATCGCCCTGGTCACCGCCGTCGCGGGGCTGTCAGGCCTCTCTGCTCTCGAAGCGCCCGAGGCCGCCGTCGCGATCGACGTCGTCGTGGCCCTGTGCCTGGCCGGCGGCAGCCTGCTGGGCGGCTGGCAGATCGCCCGCACGATCTCCTCCCGCATGGTCCGCCCCGATGCCGTGCGCGGGGCCACCGCCCAGGCCGTGGCCGGCGCCCTGCTGCTGCCCGTGGCGCTGGGCTCGGACGTGCAGATGTCCACCTCGCAGACGACCGCCGCCGCCGTGCTCGGCGCAGGCGTGAACCAGCGCTTCCGCTCCACGCACCACGTGGTCGTCGCCCAGGTCATCGGCTGCTGGATCATCACGATCCCCGCCTGCGCCGCCGCCAGCGCCGTGCTGGTCACTGCGGCCTCCCCCCTGCTGAGCCTCTGA
- the pstB gene encoding phosphate ABC transporter ATP-binding protein PstB, with translation MSKRIDVENLDVFYGDFRAVEGVNIDIDPNTVTAFIGPSGCGKSTVLRSLNRMHEVIPGAYTTGKVMIDGEDVYGRGVDPVTVRSTIGMVFQRPNPFPTMSIRDNVLAGVKLNNKAISKKDADELVESSLRGSNLWNEVKDRLDRPGSGLSGGQQQRLCIARAIAVKPEIILMDEPCSALDPISTIAIEDLIHDLKKDFTVVIVTHNMQQAQRVADRTAFFNLEATGKPGKLVEYNDTTNIFQNPQQQATEDYVSGRFG, from the coding sequence ATGTCGAAGCGAATCGACGTCGAGAACCTCGATGTCTTCTACGGAGATTTCCGCGCCGTCGAGGGCGTGAACATCGATATCGATCCCAACACCGTGACGGCCTTCATCGGCCCGTCCGGCTGCGGCAAGTCCACGGTGCTGCGCTCCCTGAACCGCATGCACGAGGTCATCCCCGGCGCCTACACCACGGGCAAGGTCATGATCGACGGCGAGGACGTGTACGGCCGCGGCGTCGATCCGGTGACCGTCCGCTCCACGATCGGGATGGTCTTCCAGCGCCCGAACCCGTTCCCCACCATGTCCATCCGCGACAACGTGCTGGCCGGCGTGAAGCTGAACAACAAGGCCATCTCCAAGAAGGACGCCGACGAGCTCGTGGAGTCGTCCCTGCGCGGCTCCAACCTCTGGAACGAGGTCAAGGACCGTCTGGACCGCCCGGGCTCGGGCCTGTCCGGCGGCCAGCAGCAGCGTCTGTGCATCGCCCGCGCGATCGCCGTGAAGCCCGAGATCATCCTGATGGACGAGCCCTGCTCGGCCCTGGACCCGATCTCGACCATCGCGATCGAGGACCTGATCCACGACCTCAAGAAGGACTTCACGGTCGTGATCGTGACCCACAACATGCAGCAGGCCCAGCGCGTGGCCGACCGCACCGCCTTCTTCAACCTGGAGGCCACCGGCAAGCCCGGCAAGCTCGTGGAGTACAACGACACCACGAACATCTTCCAGAACCCGCAGCAGCAGGCCACCGAGGACTACGTCTCCGGTCGCTTCGGCTGA
- a CDS encoding integrase core domain-containing protein, with amino-acid sequence MRSRPASTAGSPPSPACGPTAPPSTKPRCPPSKRDCRGGHPQTQGKVERFQQTLKKWLAAQPPPADLPGLQALLDQFREIYNTQRIHSAKKTTPYAAYIAAPKDTPGPLAPATTRFRTDKIDATGKVTLRYDGQLFHIGIGRAHARTHVVLIVEDREITIVAKATGEILRELTLDPTRKYQPQRKTPRT; translated from the coding sequence GTGCGATCGCGGCCAGCATCCACCGCTGGATCACCACCAAGTCCCGCATGTGGGCCGACGGCCCCGCCGTCTACGAAGCCACGTTGTCCACCATCCAAGCGGGACTGCCGCGGAGGCCACCCGCAGACCCAGGGCAAAGTCGAGCGCTTCCAGCAGACCCTGAAGAAGTGGCTGGCAGCCCAGCCCCCACCAGCAGACCTGCCGGGCCTGCAGGCCCTGCTCGATCAGTTCCGCGAGATCTACAACACTCAGCGGATCCACTCAGCGAAGAAGACCACCCCGTACGCCGCCTACATCGCCGCACCGAAGGACACCCCAGGGCCCCTGGCACCGGCCACGACCCGGTTCCGCACCGACAAGATCGACGCCACGGGCAAAGTCACGCTGCGCTACGACGGCCAGCTCTTCCACATCGGCATCGGCCGAGCCCACGCCCGAACCCACGTCGTTCTGATCGTTGAGGACCGCGAGATCACCATCGTGGCCAAGGCCACCGGAGAGATCCTCCGCGAGCTCACCCTGGACCCCACGCGGAAGTACCAGCCACAACGAAAAACACCCCGAACCTGA
- a CDS encoding YoaK family protein yields MLPRAPRQIYRYAQLLSGPRRTPLFDRHLAYLLVVIAGALNSVGFVAVGLYTSHMTGMTASGADHFMTGDWRLVLAAALAVSSFIVGAIMCTVVFTWGRRRRLSSRYANVLALEGVLMLVTGLLAGRFEGPETELVLVAPLCFTMGLQNALITKIRDFPVRTTHVTGMVTDIAVELGRILYRSRDAAPVRGDREKLRVLTVLVGLFFLGGIVGTLGYWGMGFGALVFGAALILTASLPPIARDFAGPGTGPARRGGVAA; encoded by the coding sequence ATGCTCCCCCGCGCTCCCCGCCAGATCTACCGCTACGCCCAGCTACTCTCCGGCCCCCGCCGAACCCCGCTCTTCGACCGGCACCTGGCCTACCTGCTGGTGGTCATCGCCGGGGCTCTGAACTCCGTCGGCTTCGTGGCCGTGGGTCTCTACACGTCGCACATGACCGGGATGACGGCCTCGGGCGCCGATCACTTCATGACCGGCGACTGGCGCCTGGTGCTGGCGGCGGCCCTGGCCGTGTCCTCATTCATCGTCGGGGCGATCATGTGCACCGTGGTCTTCACCTGGGGCCGACGACGACGGCTCTCGAGCCGCTACGCCAACGTCCTGGCACTGGAGGGCGTACTGATGCTCGTGACCGGTCTGCTGGCCGGGCGATTCGAGGGCCCTGAAACGGAGCTGGTGCTCGTGGCGCCGCTGTGCTTCACCATGGGCCTGCAGAACGCCCTGATCACCAAGATCCGCGACTTCCCGGTGCGAACCACCCACGTCACGGGGATGGTGACCGATATCGCCGTGGAGCTCGGCCGCATCCTCTACCGCAGCCGGGACGCCGCCCCAGTGCGCGGTGACCGGGAGAAGCTGCGGGTGCTCACTGTGCTCGTGGGCCTGTTCTTCCTCGGCGGGATCGTGGGCACGCTGGGTTACTGGGGAATGGGCTTCGGCGCCCTGGTCTTCGGCGCCGCCCTGATCCTGACCGCATCCCTGCCGCCGATCGCGCGCGACTTTGCCGGGCCCGGCACCGGGCCGGCGCGGCGGGGCGGGGTCGCCGCGTGA